Proteins found in one Alteromonas macleodii genomic segment:
- a CDS encoding DUF481 domain-containing protein, with protein sequence MKKQVLASLIAISLSPAVFAQGKEVKPFTMEGELGFISTSGNTETTSISAGITAHQELENWSNDYALEGLYKKETTEDDNGEDVEYTSAQKFFGSAQGNYKLENPDNRLFAFASYEDDRFSNFNYQATVAAGWNQKVLENDRHTLEYSIGPGYSFIETQEDENLDSMIVRASTAYSWKISDTAKFTQTVSTEVGSDNTKSRAESALTATISGNLSMRLSFKLDHNTNVDEDVEKLDTETAVSLVYNFF encoded by the coding sequence ATGAAAAAGCAAGTGCTTGCATCTTTAATTGCAATTTCTCTTTCTCCTGCCGTATTCGCTCAAGGTAAAGAAGTAAAACCTTTCACAATGGAAGGGGAGCTTGGCTTCATATCTACATCAGGTAACACTGAGACGACTTCAATCAGCGCGGGTATTACTGCGCACCAAGAGCTAGAAAATTGGAGCAATGACTACGCCCTTGAAGGTCTATACAAAAAAGAAACTACAGAAGATGATAATGGCGAAGACGTTGAGTACACATCTGCACAAAAATTCTTTGGCTCGGCGCAGGGTAACTATAAGCTAGAAAACCCTGATAACCGTCTATTTGCCTTCGCATCATATGAAGACGACCGCTTTAGCAACTTTAACTATCAAGCAACGGTAGCAGCGGGTTGGAACCAAAAAGTGCTAGAGAATGATCGCCACACTCTAGAATATTCAATTGGTCCTGGTTACTCGTTCATTGAAACACAAGAAGATGAAAATCTTGATAGCATGATTGTTCGTGCATCAACAGCGTATTCTTGGAAAATTTCTGACACTGCTAAATTCACGCAAACCGTGAGTACTGAAGTGGGTTCTGACAACACGAAGTCACGTGCTGAATCTGCTCTTACTGCTACCATTAGCGGAAACCTTTCTATGCGTCTTTCTTTCAAACTTGACCACAACACTAACGTTGATGAAGATGTAGAAAAACTTGATACAGAAACTGCTGTAAGCCTAGTTTACAACTTCTTCTAA
- the lpdA gene encoding dihydrolipoyl dehydrogenase, producing MSEIKTQLVVLGGGPGGYSAAFRAADLGIETVIVDSRDTLGGVCLNVGCIPSKALLHVAKVMKEAKHLASHGVTFGEPTIDLDKIREYKDSVVSQLTNGLGGMSKMRKTKHVQGYGKFTGANTLEVKNGDDVTTITFEKAIIAAGSEPVSLPFIPEDDRVIDSTGALEMKDIPEKMLVLGGGIIGLEMGTVYEALGSKIDVVEFLDQLIPAADKDIMKVFMKDYKDKFNIMLETKVTAVEAKDDGLYVTFEGKKAPAEPVRYDKVLVAVGRKPNGKLVGADAAGVNVDDRGFINVDKQMRTNVDHIFAIGDLVGQPMLAHKAVHEGHVAAEVIAGQKHYFDPRAIPSVAYTEPEVAWVGLTEKEAKEQGVSYETATFPWAASGRAIASDATNGMTKMIFEKETGRVIGGAMVGTNAGEMLGEIGLAIEMGADAEDVALTIHAHPTLNESIGLASEIFEGSITDLPNPKAKKKK from the coding sequence ATGAGCGAAATTAAAACGCAATTGGTGGTACTGGGCGGCGGCCCTGGCGGTTATTCAGCAGCATTCCGTGCGGCTGACTTAGGTATTGAAACAGTTATCGTAGACTCACGCGACACGCTTGGTGGTGTTTGTCTTAACGTTGGCTGTATCCCTTCAAAAGCCCTTCTTCACGTTGCAAAAGTGATGAAAGAAGCGAAGCACCTTGCAAGCCACGGTGTTACGTTTGGCGAGCCTACCATCGATTTAGATAAAATCCGCGAATATAAAGACAGTGTTGTTAGCCAACTAACAAACGGTCTTGGCGGTATGTCTAAAATGCGTAAAACCAAGCATGTACAAGGCTACGGCAAGTTCACTGGTGCAAATACCCTAGAAGTAAAAAATGGTGACGACGTTACTACTATTACTTTCGAAAAAGCGATTATCGCTGCGGGTTCTGAGCCTGTAAGCCTACCGTTCATCCCAGAAGATGACCGCGTAATCGACTCAACTGGCGCGCTGGAAATGAAAGACATTCCTGAGAAAATGCTAGTGCTAGGCGGTGGTATCATCGGTCTAGAAATGGGTACAGTATACGAAGCACTTGGCTCAAAAATCGATGTGGTTGAATTCTTAGATCAGCTAATTCCAGCAGCTGACAAAGACATCATGAAAGTATTCATGAAAGACTACAAAGACAAGTTTAACATCATGCTTGAGACCAAAGTTACTGCGGTTGAAGCTAAAGATGATGGTCTATATGTAACGTTTGAAGGCAAGAAAGCGCCTGCAGAGCCAGTACGCTACGACAAAGTACTTGTTGCTGTTGGCCGTAAGCCAAACGGCAAGCTAGTTGGCGCAGATGCAGCTGGCGTAAACGTTGACGACCGTGGCTTCATCAATGTTGATAAGCAAATGCGTACTAACGTTGACCACATCTTTGCAATTGGTGACCTTGTAGGTCAGCCTATGCTTGCGCACAAAGCGGTTCACGAAGGTCACGTTGCTGCAGAAGTCATTGCTGGACAGAAGCACTACTTCGACCCACGTGCTATTCCTTCAGTAGCGTACACTGAGCCAGAAGTTGCTTGGGTTGGTCTAACTGAAAAAGAAGCGAAAGAACAGGGCGTAAGCTACGAAACAGCAACGTTCCCATGGGCTGCTTCAGGTCGTGCAATTGCATCTGATGCAACTAACGGTATGACCAAGATGATCTTCGAAAAAGAAACGGGCCGTGTTATCGGTGGCGCAATGGTTGGTACAAACGCGGGCGAAATGCTTGGTGAAATTGGTCTAGCTATTGAAATGGGTGCTGATGCTGAAGATGTAGCATTGACTATCCACGCTCACCCAACGCTTAATGAGTCTATTGGTCTTGCGTCTGAAATCTTCGAAGGAAGTATTACTGACCTGCCAAACCCTAAAGCGAAGAAAAAGAAGTAA
- a CDS encoding LysR family transcriptional regulator, whose translation MRPHDLNLLMIFDAIMTEGAITRAADRLSMTQPAVSNALSRMRTAWNDELFVKDGRGIQPTSFAKNLWSQIQGPLGELEVAVNPTDFDPATAKRTFRIAATDSIVSMVWGPLRKVIENEAPGINIHAIPNYDMETDKILKDAEAELTFSKYQEPGSVIRAEHVLDPSWVVVMRPDHPLAKSQLTLEDFVAADHLLVSVTGDVTGPTDQVLANLGLKRRVAMSVNQFYNAAPLLKESNLICVAPSLVMEKEIFSGELAVFETPVEIISSPLSIMWHKRQDQDAGLQWLRGLVVKFIRERVQRHEMLLSQCCRKAYCADTVKRFMDQRNMDCEEFKPAHLKTPSNDEAAKIIAGKETA comes from the coding sequence ATGCGTCCACACGATTTAAATTTGTTGATGATTTTTGATGCCATCATGACAGAGGGTGCCATTACTCGTGCAGCTGACAGGCTATCAATGACACAGCCGGCGGTCTCTAATGCGCTTTCACGCATGCGCACCGCTTGGAACGATGAATTGTTTGTTAAAGATGGGCGTGGTATTCAGCCTACATCTTTCGCCAAAAATCTTTGGAGTCAAATACAAGGCCCTCTAGGCGAGCTTGAAGTGGCCGTGAACCCGACTGACTTCGACCCTGCAACAGCTAAACGTACTTTTCGTATTGCAGCTACTGACAGCATTGTGTCTATGGTGTGGGGCCCGCTGCGCAAAGTTATTGAGAACGAGGCGCCTGGTATTAATATCCATGCCATTCCTAATTACGATATGGAAACGGACAAAATACTTAAAGATGCCGAAGCCGAACTGACTTTCTCTAAATACCAAGAGCCTGGCTCAGTTATTCGTGCTGAACATGTCCTAGACCCAAGCTGGGTGGTGGTAATGCGTCCCGACCATCCTTTAGCCAAATCTCAACTAACGTTAGAAGACTTTGTAGCGGCCGATCACCTTCTGGTTTCTGTTACAGGCGATGTGACGGGTCCCACAGATCAAGTGCTGGCAAATTTAGGCCTCAAGCGCCGTGTAGCCATGTCCGTAAACCAATTTTATAACGCCGCACCGCTATTAAAAGAGAGTAACCTTATTTGTGTTGCGCCTTCATTGGTCATGGAAAAGGAAATCTTCTCTGGAGAATTAGCGGTATTTGAAACACCTGTAGAAATTATTAGCTCTCCTCTATCTATCATGTGGCATAAACGCCAAGACCAGGACGCTGGTTTGCAGTGGCTTAGGGGGCTGGTTGTGAAGTTCATTCGCGAGCGTGTGCAGCGCCATGAAATGCTGCTCTCTCAATGCTGCCGTAAAGCGTACTGCGCCGACACCGTTAAACGCTTTATGGATCAGCGAAATATGGACTGTGAGGAATTTAAGCCCGCACACTTAAAAACACCGAGCAACGATGAAGCAGCAAAAATCATAGCAGGGAAAGAAACTGCTTAA
- a CDS encoding efflux RND transporter permease subunit: MNISQFFISRPIFAGVLSLLIFIGGAIAVWQLPITEYPEVVPPTVVVTANYPGANPEVIAETVATPLEQEINGVEDMLYMSSQATSDGRMTLTVTFAIGTDPDEATTLVQNRVNRATPRLPQEVQRLGVVTEKSSPDLTMVVHLTSPDNRYDMLYLSNYADQFVKDELARINGVGQVRLFGAGEFSMRVWLDPNKLAALQLNPGDVAVAIADQNQQAAAGSLGAQPTGTSEFQLLINVRGRLKDEAEFENIIVKSGENGEITRLKDVARIELGSEFYALRSLINNNPAAAVPVFQAPGSNAIQISDDVRARMAELSKAFPEGLEYEIAYDPTVFVRGSIEAVISTLLEAVLLVVLVVVLFLQTWRASIIPLVAVPISLVGTFAFMQLMGFSLNALSLFGLVLAIGIVVDDAIVVVENVERNISEGKAPFEATVQAMKEVTGPIIATTLVLAAVFVPTAFMSGLTGQFYKQFALTITISTVISAINSLTLSPALSALLLKPHGKANDWLTRLMDKVFGRFVFSPFNRFFDRNSKRYTGAVGGLIRKSSIIMVLYAGLLGLTYFQFANTPTGYVPPQDKQYLVAFAQLPNAASLDRTEEVIREMSRIAMEHPGVEDAIAFPGLNINGFTNSPSSGVLFATLTDFDKRTTPDLSGGAIAAQLNQNFGSIKGAFVAIFPPPPVMGLGTIGGFRLQVEDRGNLGFEELERVTQEVIGKAWAHPALTDAFTSFTVAVPQLDVDVDREKAVSQGVNIDTLFTTMQGYLGSLYVNDFNLFGRTYQVNVQADAQYRQDIENITQFKVRNAQGEMIPLGSFLNIEHSAGPDRVMHYNGYVTAEINGAAAPGYSSDQAKAAIEEILAETLPLGMTYEWTEITYQQILAGNASAFVFPLVVLLVFLVLAAQYESLRLPLAIILIVPMTLLSALIGVQVYGGDNNIFTQIGLIVLVGLATKNAILIVEFAKELQDKGMDALSAIKEASRLRLRPILMTSIAFIMGVLPMAVSTGAGSEMRQAMGVAVFSGMIGVTVFGLILTPVFYYLIQRKG, from the coding sequence ATGAATATCTCGCAGTTTTTCATTAGCCGCCCGATTTTTGCGGGCGTGCTTTCCCTACTTATTTTTATCGGCGGTGCCATCGCTGTTTGGCAACTGCCCATCACTGAATACCCTGAAGTGGTGCCGCCTACTGTTGTGGTAACCGCGAATTATCCTGGCGCTAACCCCGAAGTTATTGCTGAAACAGTCGCTACGCCGTTAGAACAAGAAATTAACGGTGTTGAAGATATGCTGTATATGTCTTCTCAAGCTACCAGCGACGGCCGCATGACCTTAACAGTTACGTTTGCGATTGGCACCGACCCAGATGAAGCGACAACGCTGGTACAAAATCGTGTAAATCGCGCTACGCCACGTTTACCTCAAGAAGTGCAGCGCTTAGGCGTGGTTACCGAAAAATCATCACCAGATTTAACCATGGTGGTGCATTTAACGTCGCCCGATAATCGTTATGACATGCTGTATCTTTCAAACTATGCCGACCAGTTTGTAAAAGATGAACTAGCTCGAATAAATGGAGTAGGGCAGGTACGTCTTTTCGGTGCAGGCGAATTCAGCATGCGAGTATGGCTAGATCCTAACAAGCTTGCAGCGCTTCAATTAAACCCTGGTGATGTAGCAGTGGCTATTGCCGATCAGAACCAGCAGGCTGCGGCAGGTAGTCTTGGTGCGCAGCCAACAGGCACCAGTGAATTTCAGCTGCTTATCAATGTGCGTGGTCGTTTAAAAGACGAAGCAGAATTTGAAAATATTATTGTTAAGTCGGGTGAGAATGGTGAAATAACCCGTCTTAAAGACGTTGCGCGTATCGAACTAGGTTCAGAGTTTTATGCACTGCGTTCACTTATTAACAATAACCCTGCGGCAGCGGTGCCGGTTTTCCAAGCACCAGGCTCTAATGCTATCCAAATTTCAGATGACGTTCGCGCTCGTATGGCGGAACTGTCTAAGGCGTTCCCTGAAGGCCTTGAATACGAAATTGCCTACGACCCTACCGTATTTGTTCGCGGTTCGATTGAAGCGGTAATTAGTACACTTCTTGAAGCTGTATTGTTAGTTGTACTTGTTGTTGTACTGTTCTTACAAACATGGCGTGCGTCTATTATCCCACTCGTTGCAGTGCCTATTTCACTTGTGGGAACGTTCGCCTTTATGCAGCTAATGGGCTTCTCGCTTAATGCACTGTCTTTATTTGGCTTAGTGTTAGCGATTGGTATTGTTGTAGACGATGCCATCGTTGTTGTCGAAAACGTAGAGCGTAATATCTCTGAAGGCAAAGCGCCGTTTGAAGCCACCGTACAAGCAATGAAAGAAGTAACCGGTCCTATCATTGCCACAACACTGGTACTTGCTGCGGTATTCGTACCTACTGCTTTCATGAGCGGTCTTACCGGGCAGTTCTATAAGCAGTTTGCGCTAACAATTACTATCTCTACGGTAATTTCTGCAATTAACTCGTTAACGCTTAGCCCTGCATTATCTGCATTGCTGTTAAAACCTCACGGTAAAGCGAATGACTGGTTAACCCGTTTAATGGATAAAGTGTTTGGCCGCTTTGTATTTTCACCGTTTAACCGTTTCTTTGACCGTAACTCAAAGCGCTACACTGGTGCTGTGGGTGGGCTTATCCGCAAGAGCAGTATTATCATGGTGCTTTACGCGGGTCTGTTAGGGCTCACTTACTTCCAGTTTGCCAATACACCAACAGGCTATGTTCCGCCGCAAGATAAGCAGTATTTGGTCGCCTTTGCTCAACTGCCTAATGCAGCCAGCTTAGACAGAACTGAAGAAGTGATCCGTGAAATGTCTCGTATTGCTATGGAACACCCTGGTGTTGAAGATGCAATTGCATTCCCTGGCTTGAATATTAACGGGTTTACCAATAGTCCAAGCTCAGGCGTGTTGTTTGCAACGCTGACTGACTTTGATAAAAGAACGACGCCTGATCTATCTGGTGGCGCCATTGCTGCACAGCTTAACCAGAACTTTGGGTCTATAAAAGGTGCCTTTGTGGCAATATTCCCGCCGCCACCAGTAATGGGGTTAGGCACGATTGGTGGTTTCCGTTTACAGGTCGAAGACAGAGGGAACCTAGGCTTTGAAGAACTTGAGCGTGTAACGCAAGAAGTGATCGGCAAAGCGTGGGCACACCCAGCGCTTACCGATGCATTCACTAGCTTCACTGTTGCTGTACCTCAGCTCGATGTAGATGTAGACCGTGAAAAAGCGGTAAGCCAAGGTGTAAACATCGATACCTTGTTTACCACCATGCAGGGCTACTTAGGTTCGTTATACGTGAACGACTTCAACTTGTTCGGTAGAACTTACCAAGTAAATGTACAAGCTGATGCCCAATACCGTCAGGATATTGAGAACATTACGCAGTTTAAAGTGCGTAATGCACAAGGTGAGATGATCCCGCTTGGCTCATTCTTGAATATTGAGCACAGTGCAGGCCCTGACCGTGTTATGCACTATAACGGATACGTCACCGCTGAAATAAATGGTGCAGCAGCGCCAGGCTATTCGTCTGACCAGGCGAAGGCAGCTATTGAAGAAATATTGGCTGAAACGTTACCACTTGGCATGACTTACGAGTGGACTGAGATCACCTATCAGCAAATATTAGCGGGTAATGCATCAGCGTTTGTATTCCCATTAGTTGTGCTTTTGGTGTTCTTAGTACTGGCTGCGCAATACGAAAGCCTGCGTTTGCCACTGGCAATCATATTGATTGTTCCCATGACCTTGCTTAGCGCGCTTATTGGTGTGCAAGTTTATGGCGGCGACAACAATATTTTTACCCAAATAGGTTTGATTGTACTGGTTGGCCTTGCAACGAAGAACGCCATTCTTATTGTCGAGTTTGCAAAAGAGCTACAAGACAAGGGGATGGACGCGCTTTCAGCTATTAAAGAAGCAAGTCGCTTACGTCTTCGTCCAATACTAATGACGTCCATTGCTTTCATCATGGGTGTACTGCCAATGGCGGTATCAACCGGTGCCGGCTCTGAAATGCGTCAAGCCATGGGTGTAGCAGTATTCTCAGGCATGATTGGTGTTACCGTATTTGGACTTATCTTAACTCCGGTATTTTATTACCTGATACAGCGTAAAGGTTAA
- a CDS encoding HDOD domain-containing protein, with amino-acid sequence MPLDKYVSYAAKSFTLPDICVRLRSTLDDPRSSIEDIAVLVSADPSLTAKVLRLANSSLFRFPSQIASLTKAINVIGGEALYNLVIAETATTAFKHFDTLLIDLDKHWHASVYCGMVAKSLAMRLNIRGAERFFVMGILQNLSELIIAKKEPKRYDDYRQAQKSELPHIEQLAHFGFTFAHCSGIILEKWHLPIGLYYPISFMNEEAKYASDVDICVLALASRITLSQLDKESYADIELFTPEIANTVSLDMEVISNSIEYAEQETAKIVSLIH; translated from the coding sequence ATGCCGTTAGATAAGTATGTTTCGTATGCCGCGAAATCGTTTACGTTACCCGATATATGCGTTCGCTTGCGTTCAACCCTAGATGATCCTCGTTCTAGTATCGAAGATATTGCTGTGTTAGTTAGTGCGGATCCTTCTCTGACTGCAAAAGTTTTACGGCTAGCCAACAGTTCACTTTTTCGTTTTCCCTCTCAAATCGCGTCTTTGACAAAAGCGATTAACGTAATTGGTGGCGAAGCGCTTTATAATTTAGTCATTGCTGAAACGGCAACCACTGCTTTTAAGCACTTCGATACATTGTTAATTGATTTAGACAAGCACTGGCATGCTTCTGTTTATTGCGGCATGGTGGCGAAGAGCTTAGCAATGCGACTTAATATTCGTGGCGCTGAACGGTTTTTTGTAATGGGAATCCTTCAGAATCTAAGTGAGCTCATTATCGCTAAGAAAGAACCTAAGCGTTATGACGATTACCGTCAGGCTCAAAAAAGCGAGTTGCCACATATCGAACAGTTAGCCCACTTCGGTTTTACGTTTGCACATTGTAGCGGTATCATATTGGAAAAGTGGCACTTGCCTATTGGTTTGTACTATCCGATATCATTTATGAACGAAGAAGCTAAGTACGCTTCTGATGTTGATATTTGTGTCCTTGCTCTTGCTAGTCGTATAACGCTTAGTCAACTTGATAAAGAAAGTTATGCTGACATTGAACTTTTTACGCCTGAGATAGCCAATACAGTAAGTCTCGATATGGAAGTGATAAGTAATTCAATTGAATATGCTGAACAAGAAACAGCAAAAATTGTCTCGCTTATTCACTAA
- a CDS encoding efflux RND transporter periplasmic adaptor subunit, with product MKTFTRLLAIVSLTALVAACGGDEQDQSQSMSAGANAGVPVDVATVVSQRLTEWDNFTGRLESPQIVALRPRVSGYIDFVAFDEGEYVEQGQTLFLIDNRTFKAEVDRLTAQLEEAKSRVQLAEQNYSRAFKLRKTQAVSEEVLDARLAEKNQALASLNQTQAALEVARLNRGFARVEAPISGRVSRANITEGNFVTAGQTELTRIVSTDRLYAYFDIDEQTYLNYVGSDNNASTAVNEQPVAMRLANESDYNHWGQIDFIDNQVNGSTGTLRVRAVFNNEEGRLIPGLFAHLKLAGDTEEQGILIKEKAIGTDLNNKFVLVVNDENKVEYRAVKLGDKVGSMRIITSGLNANDTIVVDGLQRVRPGAQVAANEVPMGDEDALANLSSWQSRVDNATQVTQNMAQYEDVLSGGSFTSGTATAGLK from the coding sequence ATGAAAACTTTTACCCGTCTATTGGCAATAGTAAGCCTAACTGCGCTTGTCGCTGCATGTGGTGGTGACGAGCAGGATCAAAGTCAATCAATGAGCGCTGGCGCAAATGCTGGTGTTCCAGTTGATGTGGCTACGGTAGTGTCTCAGCGTTTAACCGAGTGGGATAATTTTACAGGCCGTTTAGAGTCTCCGCAAATTGTAGCGCTTCGTCCTCGCGTGTCGGGCTACATTGACTTTGTTGCGTTTGACGAAGGCGAATATGTCGAACAAGGGCAAACTCTATTCTTAATTGATAACCGCACGTTTAAAGCAGAAGTTGATCGACTGACTGCACAACTTGAAGAAGCCAAAAGTCGCGTTCAGTTGGCTGAGCAAAACTATAGCCGTGCTTTTAAACTTCGTAAAACCCAGGCGGTTTCTGAAGAAGTTCTTGATGCCCGTTTAGCTGAGAAAAACCAAGCGCTTGCAAGCTTAAACCAAACGCAAGCCGCACTTGAAGTAGCGCGCTTAAATCGCGGTTTTGCTCGTGTTGAAGCGCCTATTTCTGGACGAGTATCGCGTGCCAACATCACAGAGGGTAACTTTGTGACCGCAGGACAAACTGAACTCACCCGAATCGTTTCCACCGACCGATTGTATGCGTATTTCGATATTGATGAGCAGACGTATCTGAACTACGTAGGTAGCGATAACAATGCGTCTACCGCAGTCAATGAACAGCCAGTGGCTATGCGCCTTGCCAATGAGTCTGATTACAACCACTGGGGCCAAATCGACTTTATTGACAACCAAGTTAACGGTAGCACCGGCACACTTCGCGTTCGCGCTGTGTTTAATAACGAAGAAGGGCGTTTGATTCCGGGATTATTTGCACACTTAAAATTGGCAGGTGATACCGAAGAACAAGGCATTCTAATTAAAGAAAAAGCCATTGGCACAGACCTTAATAATAAATTTGTGTTAGTGGTTAACGACGAAAATAAAGTGGAATACCGTGCAGTGAAGCTGGGTGACAAAGTTGGCAGCATGCGCATCATCACAAGCGGCCTAAATGCTAACGACACTATTGTAGTTGATGGCTTACAGCGCGTTCGCCCTGGTGCCCAAGTTGCCGCTAACGAAGTGCCTATGGGTGATGAAGATGCTTTGGCAAACTTATCTAGCTGGCAGTCACGTGTTGATAACGCTACTCAAGTAACCCAAAACATGGCGCAGTATGAAGATGTTTTATCTGGTGGTTCATTTACCTCAGGTACAGCAACGGCAGGTCTTAAGTAA
- a CDS encoding DUF481 domain-containing protein, with protein sequence MFTKIFRPHVVVGAICIGMCFSAHARDLIETLYHADFTPDADDEIPRFTLDGELGVLLNTGNTSAASVKAAVNADHETENWSSVYFAELLYKESGTPTTERDISAQRFFSSAQFDYKLLTPGRRLFMYGDYEDDKFTGYEHRASLAAGWSQRVWRNEDSEFRYSVGPGYTFIEAEEDSDTLVNDGVIVRASAEYKYHWSSGAKLRQFVSTEAGEENTKSRSETSLSANVFGSLAMKLSFILNHETDTPEDVAALSTETSVALVYQFF encoded by the coding sequence ATGTTCACAAAAATCTTCCGGCCACATGTAGTTGTAGGTGCTATTTGCATTGGTATGTGTTTCTCAGCACATGCAAGAGATCTTATTGAGACCCTTTATCACGCCGATTTTACTCCTGACGCCGATGACGAAATTCCCCGTTTTACATTAGATGGAGAACTAGGTGTTCTTCTCAATACAGGTAATACGTCTGCTGCAAGTGTGAAAGCGGCAGTGAATGCCGACCATGAAACCGAAAACTGGAGCAGTGTTTATTTTGCTGAGCTGCTCTATAAAGAAAGCGGTACGCCTACCACAGAGCGCGACATAAGCGCACAGCGCTTTTTTTCCAGCGCGCAATTCGACTATAAATTACTTACCCCTGGACGCCGTCTTTTTATGTACGGCGATTATGAAGATGATAAATTTACAGGGTATGAGCACCGAGCTTCATTAGCGGCAGGTTGGTCTCAGCGGGTTTGGCGAAACGAAGACAGTGAGTTTCGTTATAGTGTAGGGCCTGGTTATACCTTTATCGAAGCAGAAGAAGACAGCGATACCCTTGTTAATGACGGGGTAATAGTACGCGCATCAGCAGAGTACAAATATCACTGGAGTTCAGGTGCCAAACTACGTCAATTTGTAAGCACTGAGGCCGGTGAAGAAAATACCAAGTCCCGCTCTGAAACCTCGCTTTCAGCAAATGTATTCGGTTCATTAGCGATGAAGCTGTCGTTTATACTAAATCATGAAACCGACACCCCTGAAGATGTTGCGGCGTTAAGCACAGAGACATCTGTAGCATTGGTCTATCAGTTTTTTTAG
- a CDS encoding SIMPL domain-containing protein — protein MKIGAAIVMAMGMVVAVSLLGVQVSSAMNDMQTWDRVVTVKGLSEREYIADQVIWPIQFVDAGNDLPQLYDHIEKNSLQVASFLEEKGIPAESITIGKPEINDKLAQQYGSGEKAPFRYSAIQTVTVFSNEVEKVRELMQQIGELIKTGIVLSEQSYRAQPDYVFTRLNEVKPGMIEEATLNAREVAEKFAKDSKSTLGKIKRANQGQFSISSRDSHHPHIKKVRVVSTIEYTLVD, from the coding sequence ATGAAAATAGGTGCGGCGATAGTAATGGCGATGGGCATGGTGGTTGCTGTGTCTTTGCTTGGTGTTCAGGTGTCTTCTGCCATGAACGATATGCAAACGTGGGATAGAGTAGTAACCGTAAAAGGATTGTCAGAGCGAGAATACATTGCTGATCAGGTTATTTGGCCTATCCAGTTTGTCGATGCAGGCAACGACCTACCTCAACTATATGACCATATCGAGAAAAATAGCCTTCAAGTGGCTAGCTTTTTAGAAGAAAAAGGTATTCCAGCCGAGAGCATTACTATTGGAAAGCCCGAAATAAATGACAAGCTAGCACAGCAGTATGGAAGTGGTGAAAAAGCGCCATTTCGCTATAGCGCAATTCAAACTGTAACTGTCTTTTCCAATGAGGTTGAAAAGGTGCGGGAGCTTATGCAGCAGATTGGAGAGCTTATTAAAACCGGAATTGTCCTATCTGAACAAAGCTATCGCGCTCAACCCGATTATGTGTTTACTCGTTTAAATGAAGTTAAGCCTGGAATGATAGAAGAGGCTACGCTTAATGCACGAGAGGTGGCGGAAAAGTTTGCCAAAGATTCAAAAAGTACATTGGGTAAAATTAAACGCGCCAACCAAGGGCAGTTCAGTATTTCTAGTCGCGACAGTCACCATCCACACATAAAGAAAGTGAGGGTGGTGTCAACCATTGAATATACGCTTGTAGATTGA
- a CDS encoding DUF1289 domain-containing protein encodes MKDPKAQSQQLEFFEIPSPCIGVCESGPRGFCKGCYRSRDERLYWLKVDDATKRKIISACVRRKKAVMAKLRKVQELKSEESTEQFSLFNEPPEKS; translated from the coding sequence ATGAAGGACCCTAAAGCGCAGTCCCAACAGCTTGAATTCTTCGAAATTCCAAGCCCATGTATTGGCGTCTGCGAGTCTGGTCCAAGAGGGTTTTGTAAAGGCTGTTACAGAAGTCGAGATGAACGCCTCTATTGGCTTAAAGTTGATGACGCGACAAAACGAAAAATAATCAGTGCGTGTGTAAGACGTAAAAAAGCAGTAATGGCGAAGTTACGTAAAGTGCAAGAGCTTAAAAGTGAAGAGTCAACTGAACAGTTTTCTCTTTTCAATGAGCCGCCAGAAAAAAGTTAA